The Cyanobacteriota bacterium DNA window GAATGTTGATTACTCATGGGTATTTTCACTCCTGTGATCAGTAGGAAATTGGGGGCAAAAACCTAGTCAAATCAGCACCCAATAGTCAGGCAAATTAAGCACTGCAAAAGGCCTAATCAACAAACAGAACCAACAGGAAACACCATTCAGAAATTTTTTGCACACGAAACCTTCACATGAATTCATGAGAGAAACTCTGAATCATGTTAAGCAGCACCCAGTAGCAAGTTTGGGTATAGGCTCAGGTAAATTGTGAAAATATTGCCTATAACATCCGATCTGATTTCAAGAACTCAGTAGCCCTATTCCAATAATTCAATAGTCAAATTTTCTTGCGGCTAAATTGAGCCAACAAGGTACCTATTAAGTAGGCATCATCAGGGGGCTGATGATTTTCATGACGAGTTTTCAATGACTGAATTTAGAATCCATAGAGGCTGTCCTTAATTTCCGAGATGATTATGTCAATGAGGATTGTCTAAAGTATTCGTTAGAATTACGGAAGTTATAGGCAGCTCAATTCTTGGTTCAGTATTATTTACGAAATTGATATAAAAGCCTTATCAAGAAACACTTTTGAAAGCCTTCTGAGCAGATTTTCTATGATGTCAAACGAAATAAATCACGATCGCACAAGTCGATCGTGATCTGACTTACATAACTTTCTGAAATTAATTCTTTCGATACCAGCTAAATTTCCATACTCTCTAGCTGGCTAGCATAAATCAAATTCTATTCTTGACAGATCTAAGGAAAACTTGTCAACTAACTATTTTGATAATTTCGTGTGGCAGGCATGAATATTTGCTTGAGTAGACAAGTTGTACAGACTTAGATAAAACCTGACTTATCATGGTTAGTTTGTTGAGTAAAACCAAATTAATATTCGCATTTTATAGTGATGAGACTGCAACACATCCAATTAACACACTGCTCACGACTATCTAGCCATAGACTCTTTACCTTGTCCTAGTAGTCTGTAAACTCGTGGAAACCCTTAGTAACACCCTGATGCTTGATGAAATCTTAAAAGAGCTATGCGGCATGGTTTGGTAAAGCTGTGCCAATTTTTTAATTGGCAGCGATCGACATGGTGACGCAGATCCACAGATTCTGATAAAAGCCACAGAATAGCTGCCTAAGCTTCTAGAGCACCCTACAGAGGACAGGCTTGAGTACCTTACAATAGGCAATATGTCATGTCGACAACGATCGCCTATGCTCCCCCAATCCACAGAAACACCAGCGAATCCTATTAACTGGACAGCCATCACTCGCCAATTTGAAGCTGCCCTAGGCAAAGATAATGTCATCCGTAAGCGTGAGGAACTGCTGGTGTATGAGTGTGACGGTCTTGCTAGTTACCGCCAACGCCCAGCCTTGGTAGTGTTGCCTCGAACTACTGAACAAGTCGCTACTGCTGTAAAAATTTGCCACGACCATGGCGTGCCCTTTGTGGCACGGGGGGCAGGCACTGGTTTGTCAGGCGGAGCATTACCCATCCCTGATTGCGTGCTGATTGTAACAGCGATGATGCGTAAAATCTTGGCAGTTGACCTAGATAATCAGCGAGTAGTCGTGCAACCCGGTGTCATTAACAGTTGGGTGACCCAAGCAGTGAGTGGGGCTGGGTTTTACTATGCACCTGACCCCTCTAGTCAAATCGTGTGTTCTATCGGCGGCAACGTAGCAGAAAACTCTGGTGGTGTTCACTGCCTTAAGTATGGCGTGACTACGAATCATGTGTTGGGGCTAAAGCTGGTATTACCCAATGGCTCGATCGTGGATGTCGGCGGTGACGTGCCAGAACAACCTGGCTACGACCTGACTGGCTTGTTTGTAGGCTCTGAAGGCACCTTGGGCATT harbors:
- a CDS encoding FAD-binding protein; translation: MLPQSTETPANPINWTAITRQFEAALGKDNVIRKREELLVYECDGLASYRQRPALVVLPRTTEQVATAVKICHDHGVPFVARGAGTGLSGGALPIPDCVLIVTAMMRKILAVDLDNQRVVVQPGVINSWVTQAVSGAGFYYAPDPSSQIVCSIGGNVAENSGGVHCLKYGVTTNHVLGLKLVLPNGSIVDVGGDVPEQPGYDLTGLFVGSEGTLGI